Proteins from one Astatotilapia calliptera chromosome 8, fAstCal1.2, whole genome shotgun sequence genomic window:
- the LOC113028121 gene encoding microfibril-associated glycoprotein 4-like — protein sequence MMIRLVFAVLLPAAAYQSPLPTDCSDIYRGGAGVDGVYTIYPAGSTSPVQVYCDMSKDDIDNSAEKWTVIQRRQDGTVNFFKKWEHYKTGFGSAAGEYWLGLETMHLLTQRKNYELKVDMEDFEGQKVFAHYSSFSVGPESDGYKLNLGSFIKGAAGDSLSIHNGMKFTTIDNDQDTHPSNCAMVCYGGFWYSSCYAANPNAIYMWGPSTRLTGVHWRTFKGLEYSLKTMVMKIRPVAT from the exons ATGATG ATCAGACTTGTGTTTGCAGTGCTGCTGCCTGCAGCAGCTTATCAATCCCCTCTGCCCACAGACTGTAGTGACATCTACAGAGGTGGTGCAGGCGTGGATGGAGTATACACCATCTATCCAGCTGgctccacctctcctgtgcaGGTTTACTGTGACATGAGCAAAGACGACATCGACAACTCAGCAGAAAAATGGACG GTGATTCAGAGAAGACAAGATGGCACAGTGAACTTCTTCAAGAAGTGGGAGCACTACAAAACCGGATTTGGGAGCGCTGCTGGAGAGTACTGGCTGG GCCTGGAGACAATGCATCTGCTAACCCAACGCAAGAACTATGAGCTGAAGGTCGACATGGAAGATTTTGAAGGCCAGAAGGTCTTTGCCCATTACTCCTCCTTCTCTGTTGGCCCAGAGTCAGATGGATATAAGTTAAACCTGGGAAGTTTCATCAAAGGGGCAGCAG gagACTCTCTAAGTATTCACAATGGAATGAAATTCACTACCATTGACAATGATCAAGATACACATCCTTCGAACTGTGCCATGGTGTGCTATGGAGGATTCTGGTACAGCTCGTGCTATGCTGCCAACCCCAATGCCATCTACATGTGGGGACCTTCAACCCGTTTAACTGGCGTGCACTGGAGAACTTTTAAAGGGCTTGAATACTCCCTAAAAACCATGGTAATGAAAATTAGACCAGTTGCTACATAA